The Pseudomonas fulva 12-X sequence CACGTCGCGGGCGGCGAAGACCTTCTTCGCTTCGAACAGCACGATGTAAACCACCGCAGCGACGGTGATGCCTACCAGCGGCGCGACCCAGGGCGAGAAGTAGGCGCAAAGCGCACCGACGGCGTAGGCGCCCAGGCCGACCCAGTTGAACGCGGGGATGCGCGCCTCGGCGAGCAGCGGATAGCGGCTCTTATGGCCGTAGAAATAGTCGGCCATGATCACGCCACCAATCGGCGGGATGATCGAGCCGAGCAGGATCAGGAACGGAATCAGCAGCTCGTACATGCCGCCGATGGCCAGCAGGGTGCCGATGCCGGCGCCCACCACGGTCACCGTCTTGCGCCGGCCGGTGCGCAGCAGGTTGCAGCCGGCGGCGGCGAAGTTGTAGATGGTGTTGTCCTGGGTGGTCCACAGGTTGAGGAACAGCATCACCACTGCGGCGATGGACAGGCCCTGCAGCACCAGCACTTCGACGATGTCCGGCTGCTGGTAGACGATGGCGCCGTAGGCCCCGGCGACGATCATCAGGCCGTTGCCGAGAAAAAAACCGACCATGCTGGCGATCACCGCGATGCGTCCGGTGCGGGCGAAGCGCGTCCAGTTGGTGGCCTGGGTGGCGCCGCTGACGAAGGTGCCGAAGACCATGGTGATGGCCACGCTCAGGGTCATGCTCTGGATCGGTTCGATGGCCATCAGCGCGCTCAGGCCGCCGATGTCGTCAGTGGCAATCCACAGCGAGCAGACCAGCAGGGCGAGCATGGCCGGCACGGAAATGCGCGACAGGATATCCAGCCCCTTGTAGCCGATGAACGCGGTGATGCAGAAGGCAAAGCCGAACAGCACCATCAGCGGGATGGTCAGGCCTTGCGGCAGGCCGAGAATCTTCACCAGCACGATGGCTACCGTGGCGGTGCCCCAGGCGTACCAGCCGATCTGGGTGAAACCGAGCAGCACGTCGGAGAGCTTGCTGCCGGCCTCGCCAAAGCAGAAGCGGCCCATCAATACCGAGTTGAGGCCGCTGCGGCAGGCGATCAGGCCCAGCACCGCGGCATAGGCACCGAGCAGCAGGTTGCCGATGATCGCCGCCCAGATCAGCGTCTTGAAATCGAACGCCATGCCGATCTTGCCGCCGGCAAACGTGGTGGCGGTGAAGAAGGTGAAGGAGAACAGCATGATCGAGGTGGAGAACAGCCCTTTGCGTGCGCCGGCGGGCACTTCGCTCAAGGGGTAATCGCTATCGGTGGTCGGCTGGGTCATGGCCTGGCTCCAGGGGGTTAGGGAGGCCATGGCTATAGCAGGCGACGTGCCAACCGACGGTTTGGGTGGCGCGTACAGTGCCGTTTGTGCGAAGTGCACAATGGGGCGCGGTTTTTCAGCGGATAGGTGGGTTTTCTTTGTGGTTTTCCACCATTGTCGACCTGTCTTGGTGCGCTGCCGGGCGGGCATGCACCAAGAGGTCACCGGCGACTCAGAACCTGATCACTATCTGGCGAGCCAAAGACATGCAAGGCCCAGGCGGCCCCACAAAAACAAGCATGAAGCGGTCGGAGTCGCGTTTGACTTTACGAACTGCAAACGAGCATTCCGACCGGGCTGGCGACCCCGCTTGTTTTTGACCCAGCGGGGCCGACGCGTAGCAGATCGTGAATAGGTTCTCAGCGGGTGCCGAGGAAGTCGCGTTTGCCCAGCTCCACGCCGTTGTGGCGCAGGATGGCGTAGGTGGTGGTGATGTGGAAGTACAGGTTCGGCAGCACGTGATCCTGCAGGAAGGCCAGGCCCTGGAAGTGGGTTTCCTTGTCGCGGCGCTTGAGCGTCACAGTGCGGTCTTCGCTGCCGTCGAGCTGTGCGGCGCTGATGCCCTGCACGAACTCCAGGGTTTTGGCGATGCGCGCCTGCAGCTCGGCGAAGCTGGTTTCGTCATCGGCATGGCTCGGCACTTCGACGCCGGCCAGCAGGGCCGCGCCGGATTTCACCGTGTCACAGGCGATCTGCACCTGGCGGCTGAGCGGGAACATGTCCGGCGCCAGGCGCGAGCCGAGCAGCACGCTCTGCTCGATCTTGCGGGCTTCGGCATTGGCCGCGGCGATGCCGAGGATGGTCGA is a genomic window containing:
- the codB gene encoding cytosine permease — encoded protein: MTQPTTDSDYPLSEVPAGARKGLFSTSIMLFSFTFFTATTFAGGKIGMAFDFKTLIWAAIIGNLLLGAYAAVLGLIACRSGLNSVLMGRFCFGEAGSKLSDVLLGFTQIGWYAWGTATVAIVLVKILGLPQGLTIPLMVLFGFAFCITAFIGYKGLDILSRISVPAMLALLVCSLWIATDDIGGLSALMAIEPIQSMTLSVAITMVFGTFVSGATQATNWTRFARTGRIAVIASMVGFFLGNGLMIVAGAYGAIVYQQPDIVEVLVLQGLSIAAVVMLFLNLWTTQDNTIYNFAAAGCNLLRTGRRKTVTVVGAGIGTLLAIGGMYELLIPFLILLGSIIPPIGGVIMADYFYGHKSRYPLLAEARIPAFNWVGLGAYAVGALCAYFSPWVAPLVGITVAAVVYIVLFEAKKVFAARDVVARA
- a CDS encoding DUF1993 domain-containing protein, yielding MPLSMHSITIPVFTRQLTNLSTILGIAAANAEARKIEQSVLLGSRLAPDMFPLSRQVQIACDTVKSGAALLAGVEVPSHADDETSFAELQARIAKTLEFVQGISAAQLDGSEDRTVTLKRRDKETHFQGLAFLQDHVLPNLYFHITTTYAILRHNGVELGKRDFLGTR